The genomic DNA ATAATAGCACTGGCATACCCAGCAATTGAACCAAATATAGCAGCAAAAATTCCATAATAAACACCTTCCCATAAAAACATTTTATATAAGCTACTATTACTCATACCAATAGCTCTTTTAACTCCAATCTCATTAGTCCTAGTATTTATATTTGTATGAGTTGTGTTAATGATGTTTAAAGTACCAATCAATCCCACAAATAATATAACTGCCCATGCTAGAAATTCTATTTGTTTAAAACTCTCTTTAAGTTGTTTATCTGATTCAATATATGATATCCAATGAGAGCCAGGATTATTTTCACAAATCTGTTCGATAGACAATCCTATTTGTTCTAATTTTGATTTATCTTTAGCATAAATATTTATCTGGTTGAATTTGTTTTTATTTGTCAAGGTGTTATAAACAGAATCATATACAATAACATCAACACCATTTATCCAGCCATTACCTTGTAAAAAGAACATTTTATCTACTGTACTATATATATCTAGTTGTTTTTTGTTGATTGTGATACTATCTTTAGGTTTTAAATTTGTATGTCTAGTTTTTACACCTGGTGTAGAAATAGCAATCGGATTTTTTATAAAACAGATAGAACCATTTTTAAAGTCTTCTAGTATAGAATCTGTAATAGAAGGCATTAAGTCTTTTAAAGTTTGCTCATCAATTCCAATGATTTTTAACATCTCACCACTATTTTCAAAATTTATATCTGTATCTATTTCCCCCTGTTTGTATTCAGAGTACTTTATAAAGGAAGTGCGATTGACGTTTTTCATTTTAGTTATTTTATCTAGTGTTGATTTATCAAAACCAGATATTTCATTTGTTAAGGAAAAATCTCCTTCTTTTAAATTACTTACTGACCTAGATACATCTAATACATTAGAGAACTCACTCAGTGCAACGAATACTGTTATACTCATAAATAATGATAGTATAGTTATTATAGTTCTTCCTTTATTTCTTTTTAAGTTTAGCCATGCTAGATGTCTTTCAAAGTTTTTTATTGTTTTTTCTCTTTTAATTTTTCTTTTGATTTTGGTGGTACTACCAACCATAGCAATTTTGGGAGAGACATGTGAAGCATATATTGCTGATGGTAATGCTGAAATAAATGAAAAAATCAAAGATACATTAGTGCTTAATACTAATGGGAACATATATGCTGTTGTATTTTTATGTATAAGCTCAGTAATTTCTTTATTATCATTTGCTAGAAGTATATCTGGATTTAAGATATTAGT from Clostridioides difficile ATCC 9689 = DSM 1296 includes the following:
- a CDS encoding ABC transporter permease encodes the protein MKNYLSLSIKELKSQKLMTTFIIIAIVLSTIMTTVVGQSIGILQNLRIEQARSFNGDRHVSFHQLTKNQVDDIKKDDRVYQAGTSITIGSSKIKDSGISVLVKEYDKTGLSNYPKLMKLKSGHLPKDKNEIALDENTLKLMGIKPRLGVTIPMNLDISLLNDTIPPYNYTANFKLSGILEDDYTGYVSGIVNGIVGKGTSENLLPKRYILSSLDFKIKQQEKFQEIVNQLAKKINLSHNSIQYNWIYLNALKIQFEKDENSSNSDGISMIILVSLFVALLVLLASGLVIYNILKISVTKKIKEYGCLRAIGAEPNQIYKIVILQILILCTVAIPIGAVIGIISSKGITGMVTNILNPDILLANDNKEITELIHKNTTAYMFPLVLSTNVSLIFSFISALPSAIYASHVSPKIAMVGSTTKIKRKIKREKTIKNFERHLAWLNLKRNKGRTIITILSLFMSITVFVALSEFSNVLDVSRSVSNLKEGDFSLTNEISGFDKSTLDKITKMKNVNRTSFIKYSEYKQGEIDTDINFENSGEMLKIIGIDEQTLKDLMPSITDSILEDFKNGSICFIKNPIAISTPGVKTRHTNLKPKDSITINKKQLDIYSTVDKMFFLQGNGWINGVDVIVYDSVYNTLTNKNKFNQINIYAKDKSKLEQIGLSIEQICENNPGSHWISYIESDKQLKESFKQIEFLAWAVILFVGLIGTLNIINTTHTNINTRTNEIGVKRAIGMSNSSLYKMFLWEGVYYGIFAAIFGSIAGYASAIIINMATIEKLDFTNIPITSILQATIISVLACIIATLIPLRKVKKMNIIDCIDINL